The sequence below is a genomic window from Prochlorococcus marinus CUG1416.
AGGATGGCAAAAATATGGCACCCCGAACTCGGCAGCAGGCCAATATATTCCTGCAGAAGCGCCAACAAATGATTGTCCAATTATGTACAAAAAAGTATCTCTTGAAAAAATGAGGCATAAACTAGCGGCAATACTTAGTATGGAAGAACTAACTATTGGAAATTGTATTTTCCCTGTTTTGTTAAGATAATTACCTGTAAAGACTCTTGTTACGGTTCCAATTATTGCTGAAATGGTAAACCCCAAGCCAATATCTGTTGCTGATAATCCTATGTTATTAAAAATAAGTGATGTTAAATAAATAACACCTCCTGCTCCAAATGCGGCGTAAAATCTTATCTTGGTTATTAACCTCAAATGATATGGAAATTGAATCCACCAATTTTTGCTAATTTGTAAACTATTTAAACTAATCACAAGTGAAATACATTTTTATAATTTTTTTTAGTTTTTGTGGTTTATTTTTTAATAATGGTTTAAAGGCTGCTGAAAAGATAAATATTAAGTTTGAAGAGATGGAAATCCCTCTTACTATAGAACAATTATCAAAATTAGAAAAATACAAAGATGATTCAACAGAATTGGTAGATTGGCTAAAAAAAAATGGATTAGTAAGAGTTTTTGAATTATCAAAATTTTTAGAATTTCCAGTTTTCAAGGAAGAGGGATTGAATAGAGAAATATTAAGAAGTTGGATAGGGCGTAAAATTCTTACAGAATTAAGCAAAAGCATTAAAGTCCCAAATGACAATAATGGGACAGAAATTTATAACACTATAGAAATTTTGTTAGATCAAAAAAAAGAAGTTTCAACTTTAGAAATCATAAAGGCATTACCATCAGATGAAATTTCACTAGATATTGATAATTTAATTTTAATAATTTCATCATGGAAAAATGAATTATCAATGCAACAAGAACTTTTATCCAAATTAAATAAACTTGAAAGAACGAACCAAAATGCTTTTAAAAATACTGAAATAAAATCAACTAAAGATCTAATAAAAATTGATAAAAAAATTTATGCCCCTCACCGAGTGAAACCTGTTGAAATTGAAATATGGAAAAGCAATAAAATAAATAATGATAAAGAACTGATAATTTTTATGCCAGGACTTGGAGGTGAAATTAATAATTTCAAATGGATAGGCAACGAATTGGCTAGAAGAGGTTGGCCAATATTATTTATTGATCATAGAGGGAGTAATTTAGAATCATTTATAGAAGTACTCGAAGGTAAGGAAACAATCCCAGGAAGTGCAGACTTTTTCTTATATAGAATTAAAGATTTAGATGCTGTATTAAAAGCTCATGAAAATGGAGAATTTGGTTTACCTAATAATTCTTATATTTTAATGGGGCATTCACTTGGTGCTCTAATAGCACTTTTATATGAAGGCAATAAACCTTCTTATCAACTAGAGGACAAATGTGATTCAGCATTAAAAGACTTTGCGGTAACAAATTTATCTAAATTACTTCAATGTCAGTTGAGCGAAATGCCATTCCCTAAGAAAAATAACACTAATAAGGCCAGTGCGATAATAGGTT
It includes:
- a CDS encoding alpha/beta fold hydrolase; the protein is MKYIFIIFFSFCGLFFNNGLKAAEKINIKFEEMEIPLTIEQLSKLEKYKDDSTELVDWLKKNGLVRVFELSKFLEFPVFKEEGLNREILRSWIGRKILTELSKSIKVPNDNNGTEIYNTIEILLDQKKEVSTLEIIKALPSDEISLDIDNLILIISSWKNELSMQQELLSKLNKLERTNQNAFKNTEIKSTKDLIKIDKKIYAPHRVKPVEIEIWKSNKINNDKELIIFMPGLGGEINNFKWIGNELARRGWPILFIDHRGSNLESFIEVLEGKETIPGSADFFLYRIKDLDAVLKAHENGEFGLPNNSYILMGHSLGALIALLYEGNKPSYQLEDKCDSALKDFAVTNLSKLLQCQLSEMPFPKKNNTNKASAIIGFNSFGSLLWPKENSTGIKTPTLLIGGTYDLITPLMNEQFRVFSALNNPSNRFLIIEGASHFSPIRINKSYEGNNDVFKISESFIGSEPILVQDLSAKFIVEFLKNIKDQKIPSVVKNQRDLGLDFHLLDLETIKEISEN